CCTGTAAAAATGCGAGAAAATATTTTAGCAGTGCAAAAAATATGCAAGTGGCAAGATGAGCCGATTGTCAGAGATGCTAGTTTAATCATAGGATATGCGATCGCTCAATCCCTGAATGAAAAACTTAATCCCCGCACATTAATTTCGGAAACAGTGAGTTTTTTAGATAAAACATCAACTTCCTTGCCACAACAATTAATAAAAGTCAATGATTTATTAAAAAAGGGTGCAGGACTAGAAACAGCAACCAGGGAATTAAACAGTACAGAACAATTAACTAGTAATATTGGTTTAGCTTTTTACTGCTTTCTAAGTACCTTAGAAGACTTTTCTCTCACCACATTAAGAGCTAATCAAAATCACGATTTTGCCAATTACGATATTACAGGTGCAATTGCTGGAGGATTATCAGGTGCATATAATAGTACGGTTGGTATACCTGTAAGTTGGCAAATTTCCCCCTCTGTCACCAATTCCCCTGCATGGGGACTTCACAGTTTTAACCAGATGTTAAAATTAGCCGATATAATGATGGCGGTATGGGCTGGAGTATATGACGTTAGTGATCATTTTGGCGAATGTGTAGATACAGGATATACTATCTTTGCTGCTCCTCATATTATTCGTAGACGTTGAAATGATTTTTGCGAAACACTGAATTAATTGGGCAGTAAATTTGGAGACTCTCGTATTTAACCCTGAAGGGGGTCAAATACTAACCGCTCTCTTCTTAAGTTATTACACGGCTTGGGTAGTGTGCCGGAGGCATCAGCCATACTTGGGGTATTTCGCGGCAGGAAAGATGAAAACGCAGCAATTTTTGCAGTCCTTGAGTCAGCAATTAAAGCAATGGCAGCGACAGTATAAAGTGCTATTCCGTAAAGGAAAGCATCAACATAAGCTGCATAGGAATTTTTTCAAAAATCTACTTCTATATTTATCAGCAAATAGCCATCAAGGAAAACAAGGTAAACGGGGACAAACACAAACATCAACTACTAAATTGGTGAGAAAAACTGGTGGTGTTGATAAAGTTATTTTCAGATGGGTACACCAGAAACGCTCCTCAATAATTTTGGTGCTGGCAGTATTATCATTGACAAGTGTGGTGGGTCATGATTTATATAACCAACCAAGAATGAAAGTTGATAATATTGCCTGGCAAACATTTATTGCTCCCTACACGGATAATATTGAAAATCGAGAAGAGACAGAACAGAAACGCAAAGATGCTATAGATAGGTCTGTGCCAGTTTTGATGATTGATAACCAGATCAATGATAAAATTAATGATCATTTAGAAGAAATTTTAGATGCAGGTAATCAACTGCGAGGAATAGTTGGTATTTTTCCGTTTTCTAGTACTTCAGTTTTATCAATTCCTACTCAACGTTATTTGAGGAATTTTCCTGAATCAGAATGGCAAAAACTGAAAGTAACTTTAGAAAATAATAGAAAA
The DNA window shown above is from Anabaena sp. WA102 and carries:
- a CDS encoding ADP-ribosylglycohydrolase family protein → MRYSLVNRVRGTFLGAFLGESLSNPNGFNLGRIAVLGTESLISLGKLDVEDWLKRQEAADIKLEKNINSWGQMILAILPVVMFFHENPVKMRENILAVQKICKWQDEPIVRDASLIIGYAIAQSLNEKLNPRTLISETVSFLDKTSTSLPQQLIKVNDLLKKGAGLETATRELNSTEQLTSNIGLAFYCFLSTLEDFSLTTLRANQNHDFANYDITGAIAGGLSGAYNSTVGIPVSWQISPSVTNSPAWGLHSFNQMLKLADIMMAVWAGVYDVSDHFGECVDTGYTIFAAPHIIRRR